The following proteins are encoded in a genomic region of Chryseobacterium cucumeris:
- a CDS encoding methyltransferase family protein → MTDFIRFFIPFYFTIFFTVSFVGISYRIAKRIGKSPNVLPKDDSAYGLVGLYFKLILLALFIYTILLLLFPEDIFPAFKINIPEPEALKYIGLVIMISALIWVITAQLQMKNSWRIGIDSTMKTDLITHGLFRFSRNPIFFGMTVSLFGFFLVFPTVITFSFLLTGNILMQIQIRLEEEFLLKEHGEIYVIYKKRVKRMLGY, encoded by the coding sequence TTTCCTTTGTGGGAATAAGTTACAGAATCGCAAAACGGATTGGTAAAAGCCCTAACGTCCTTCCCAAAGATGATTCTGCCTACGGATTGGTAGGATTATACTTTAAGCTGATTTTGTTAGCCTTGTTTATCTACACAATACTTTTGTTACTCTTCCCGGAAGACATTTTTCCGGCTTTTAAAATCAATATTCCGGAACCTGAAGCTTTAAAATATATAGGGCTTGTTATCATGATTTCTGCTTTGATTTGGGTGATTACAGCACAACTGCAAATGAAAAACTCATGGCGTATTGGTATCGATAGTACAATGAAAACAGATTTGATCACTCATGGTTTATTCAGATTTTCAAGAAATCCCATTTTTTTTGGAATGACTGTGAGTTTGTTTGGTTTTTTCCTTGTTTTTCCTACTGTCATTACTTTTTCTTTTCTTCTGACGGGAAATATTTTAATGCAGATTCAAATCAGGCTTGAAGAAGAGTTCCTGCTAAAGGAACACGGAGAAATTTATGTGATCTATAAAAAGAGAGTGAAGCGTATGCTGGGCTATTAA
- a CDS encoding 2,3,4,5-tetrahydropyridine-2,6-dicarboxylate N-succinyltransferase: MSLQQTIENIWDNRDLLQNEDSQKAIREVISLVDKGELRTAEPTENGWQVNEWVKKAVVMYFPIQKMETIEVGPFEFHDKMPLKRNYAEKGVRVVPHAVAREGAYIAPGVIMMPSYVNIGAYVDSGTMVDTWATVGSCAQIGKNVHLSGGVGIGGVLEPLQAAPVIIEDDCFIGSRCIVVEGVHVEKEAVLGANVVLTASTKIIDVTGDTPVEIKGRVPARSVVIPGSYTKQYPAGEYQVPCALIIGQRKESTDKKTSLNDALRENNVAV, translated from the coding sequence ATGTCGTTACAACAAACTATTGAAAATATCTGGGACAACAGAGATTTATTGCAGAATGAAGACAGCCAGAAGGCAATTAGAGAGGTTATTTCTTTGGTTGATAAGGGTGAACTTCGTACAGCAGAGCCTACTGAAAATGGATGGCAGGTAAATGAATGGGTGAAAAAAGCGGTAGTAATGTATTTTCCGATCCAGAAAATGGAAACTATTGAAGTAGGTCCGTTTGAATTTCATGACAAGATGCCTTTAAAGAGAAATTATGCTGAAAAAGGAGTGAGAGTTGTACCGCATGCGGTTGCCAGAGAAGGAGCTTATATTGCTCCCGGAGTAATTATGATGCCTTCTTATGTAAACATTGGAGCTTATGTAGATTCAGGAACAATGGTAGATACATGGGCAACAGTAGGAAGCTGTGCACAGATCGGTAAAAATGTTCACCTGAGTGGAGGTGTTGGGATCGGTGGAGTATTGGAGCCGTTACAGGCAGCTCCGGTAATCATTGAAGATGACTGCTTTATCGGTTCAAGATGTATCGTTGTGGAAGGAGTTCACGTAGAAAAAGAAGCTGTATTGGGTGCTAATGTAGTATTGACCGCTTCTACAAAAATTATCGACGTTACAGGAGATACACCTGTTGAAATCAAAGGAAGAGTTCCTGCACGTTCAGTAGTTATTCCAGGAAGCTATACAAAACAGTATCCGGCTGGAGAATATCAGGTTCCATGTGCTTTGATTATCGGTCAGAGAAAGGAATCTACAGATAAGAAAACATCTCTGAATGACGCATTGAGAGAGAATAATGTAGCCGTTTAA